Within the Arthrobacter sp. UKPF54-2 genome, the region CGGCGGTCTAGCCTGGCTGGCCGTCCTGACCGGGCGCCTCGGCGGCGGCGCGGGCACACTCGACGAGGGTCCGCCACGGACCCGTCAGCTCGCGCTCTGGCAGGACCGCCCGGCGCTGCCCGGCGCGGATGCTGTACATAAACCGGTCCGGCTGGCCGCCCGCCCCGCTGAGCCCGTCGACGGCGTCCCACGGGCACGCTTCGATGAGCGGTTGCCACCGGTCGGTGTCCTCCGGCGGCTGGGGACTGACGGTCCACGTGCGCTTCAGTCCGGCCACGCCGCCGCTGCGCTGGACAGTTATCTTCATCGGACTCGGATCTCGATTGGACTCGGATCTGCTGGAACTCGGCTAGCGCCTCGCTCCCTGGAGCTTTACCTTCACAGTTTCCCACGCCTGCACAACGGCGTCATGCTCCGCGGAACCGGCACCGTAGAGCTCCGTGGCGGACGCCGCGGTGGCCTTGGCAAAGGCGCCGAAAGTTGCGGACGCGGGCAGCGTCCCGCCCGTGAGGGTGTCGTACCAAATGCGTCCGGGGGCCTCCCACGCGTTGCCGCCCAGCGTGGTCGCGACCAGGCAGAAGGCCCGGTTGGGGATGCCCGAGTTCAGGTGCACCCCGCCGTTGTCGGCACTGGTGTGGACATAGCCGTCCATCGAGTCCGGCTGCGGATCCTTGCCCAGCACGTCGTCGTCGTACGCCGTTCCCGGAGCCTTCATGGAGCGCAGCGCCGTGCCCTGCACCTGGTCCGTGAAGAGCCCCTCGCCGATCAGCCAGCTGGCCTCCGCCGCGGACTGCTGCCTCACGTACTGTTCCACGAGGGCGCCGAAAACGTCGGAGAGGGATTCGTTGAGGGCGCCTGCCTGGTTGCGGTAGGCGAGCCCGGCCGAGTGCTGGGTGACGCCGTGGGCGAGCTCGTGGCCGATCACGCTGAGGGAGGCCGTGAAGCGGGTGAAGACCTGGCCGTCGCCGTCGCCGAAGACCATCTGCCGGCCGTCCCAGAACGCGTTGTCGTAGAGGTGGCCGAAGTGCACCGTGGCGTCCAGCGGCAGCCCGTTGCCGTCGATCGAGTTCCGGCCGAACGCCTCCGCGTAGAGCCGGTGCGTGTGGCCCAGGCCGTCGTAGGCCTCATCCGCGGCCGGATCCCCGGTGGCCGGTTCGCCCTCCTTGCGCACCAGCACCCCCGGCAGGTCCTCGGAGGCCTTCGCGTCGTACACGGTGCGCTGGGGCGGCCCCGGCGTGAGCTGCCGCAACCCCGGCGGCGCGGCGGGCGCCGGAGCCGCACGGGACGCCTGGAAACTCTTGACGTGCTGCAGCGCTTCCTTCGCGGCGCGGGCCGCCACTTGCAGCCGCGGCTCGTGGTGTTGCGCTGCCAGCCGGCGCAACAGGTAGGGCGGGATGATGGAGCAGTACATGTGAGACCCCTTTGCTTCTGCCGATGCCACCAGACTACGAGGGGGCACCGACATTTGGCAGGGGCCGCGGCGGGGGACACGCTGAGCCCGCCGGTTGGATACGGTAGGCCCATGGCGCAATCGGAGAAGCGGAAAAAGCCCGGCTCGACCCTGCTGACGGTGATCATCGCGTTCGCGGCGAACTTCCTCGTGGCGGCGGCGAAAACGGTGGCGGCGCTCCTGACCGGGTCGGCCTCGATGACGGCCGAGGCAGCGCACTCCTGGGCGGACACCGGAAACCAAGTGTTCTTGTTTTTCGCCGAACGGCGCTCGGCCCGGCCGCGGGACAAGAGCCACCCGATGGGCTACGGCCGGGAAGCGTACGTGTGGTCGATGTTTGCTGCGTTCGGCCTCTTCACCGCCGGCGCGGTGGTCTCGATCATGCACGGCATCCAGCAGCTCATCGCCCCGGAACCCGCCGCCGACTTCGCCGTCGCGTACGTGGTCCTGGCCGCCGCCTTCGTGTTCGAAGGGATCTCCTTCGCCCAGGCGTTCCGCCAGACCCGGAAGGCGGCCCACCAGCTGGACCGGCACACCCTGGAGCAAGTCCTGATCAGCTCCGACCCCACCCTCCGCGCCGTGTTCGCGGAGGACGCCGCGGCCCTGATCGGCCTGGTAGTCGCGTTTGCCGGGGTCTTCCTTCACCAGGTCACCGGCTCGCCGGTGCCGGACGCGGTGGGCTCCATCATCGTCGGCGTGCTGCTGGCAGTCGTCGCTGTGGTGCTGATCGACCGCAACCGGCGCTTCCTGGTGGGCCAGGGCGTCACCCCGGACATCGAACGGTCCATGGCCCGGCGGGTGCTGGAACACCGCGAGATTGCCCGGCTTACGTACCTGCACCTGGAATTCGTCGGACCGCGCAAGCTCTACCTCGTCGCCGCCGTCGATCTGCAGGGCGACCACCCGGAACACGAAGTGGCAGTGGCGCTGCGCCGGATCGAGCGCGAACTCGAGGACCACGAGACGGTGGAGGAAGCCGTGCTGACCCTGGCCACCCCGGACGAGGCAGCCCTGGACTTCGACGCGGAGCAGGGCCGCGCCGGGGGGTTATAGGACAAAATGTGTGTCTGCGTGAGGCCTGCTTCCTAGTGCCGGGGCGGTAATGCGGGGTTTGCTATGCCCTGAGACTCGTAGTTGTGGCTGGTGCTGGGAATTCCTCGCGTTGTGTGCTCTGTGGTTCTGGACTCAAGCGGAACGGTAAGACCTCCGCCGGGCGGACCCGGTGGAGATGTACGGGGTGCGGTGCGAGCAGCACCAGGACCCGGCCCGATGTGGAACGCCGGGCCCAACTGGGCGCCTTTCTCGGCTGGCTCATGGGCAAGAGCTCCCAGGTCGAGTGTGTCCGGGAAGGCGCCGACCGGTCCTTCCGCCGCCGGACGGGCTGGTGCTGGAATATCGCCCCACAGATTCCCGTCACCGGCGAGGTCCACGACCAGATCCAGGTCGACGGGATTTACGTCGGCTCGTGGTGCTGCCTGATCGCGGTCGCCGGCGATTACGTCCTCGGGTGGCAATGGTGCGACACCGAGAAAAAGGCTGCGTGGGCGGCCCTGCTGGCAAGGTTCCCCGCGCCCACGGTCGTGATCACCGACGGCGGCGCCGGGATTGCCGCCGCCCTGTCTGAATGCTGGTCCGAGACCGCGGTCCAGCGCTGCCAGGTGCACGTCCAACGCAACGTCCGCACCTACCTGACCGGCCGGCCCAGAACCGAGGCCGGCAAAGCGCTCCTGCGCCTTGGCCGTGCCCTGACCAGAATCACCACGGCGACCGAAGCCGCGGCCTGGCTCGGAGGCCTGAACGACTGGTATCAGGACCACGGGCACCTCGTCCGGGCCAGGACCTACCGCAACGGCACCGCCCTCGTGCCGGGATGGGTGCGGGCAAACCAAAGCTGGTGGTTCACCCACGACCGGCTGCGCAAGGCCTACCGGCTCCTCGAACGCCTCAGCCGGGCCGGGACTCTCTTCACGTACCTGCGTGCCGAACACGCCGGGCTCAACATTGCACCCACAACCAACCGAATCGAAGGCGGCACGAACGCCCAGCTCCGTCTAATCCTCCGGGCCCACCGCGGGATGAGCGAAGAGCACCAAAAGCGCGCCATCGAGTGGTACCTCTACCTCCACAGCGAAAACCCGCTACCGCCGGCCGAGCTGATCGCGGCGCACCACTACGAGCTCCCGCGGCCGAAGCGAACGGTGATCACGGACGGTACTCCGGGCCCGGAACGTTATAGCGCCGGTCTCAGCGCCGAAGAAGGCCTCTGGGCCAGAAAAGGCTGGGCAGGACGCACCTAACACGCCCGAAAAAGACACACATTTTGTCCTATAACCCGCGCCGGGGCCTGAACCCGGAACGCAAAACCCCGCCGTTTCGCTGAAACGGCGGGGTTTTCGTTGGTGCCCTCGATAGGATTCGAACCTACGACCTTCTGCTCCGGAGGCAGACGCTCTATCCCCTGAGCTACGAGGGCAATCAGGGATCCTGCCGTGACCGGCGGGACGTCCTAGAGCTTAGCAGGAAGGTGGGCTCCAACGGAAAACCGTCGCGGGGAGAAGATGAAGGCCGGAAAATTCCGCCGGACTGCGGGCCCCCGGTAGGCTGGAACCGTGACCCCAGAAGAACTCTCCCTCGCCATATCCGCCTGCCTGAAGGACGCCGTCGCCGCCGGCGAAATCGCCCTTGCCACCGCCGACGTACCGGACGCGGTGCGCGTGGAACGGCCCAAGAACAGGGAGCACGGCGACTGGGCCACCAACATCGCCCTCCAGCTCGCCAAACCCGCCGGGACCAACCCGCGCCAGCTCGCCGGGCTGCTCAGTGAGCGGCTGGCGGCCATCGAGGGCGTCTCCGCCGTCGACATCGCAGGACCCGGCTTCCTGAACATCACCGTCGATGCGGCGGCCGCCGGCGCGCTCGCCAAGGCCATCGTCGAGGCGGGCGCCGCCTACGGGACCAACACCACGCTCGCAGGCCGCACGGTCAACATGGAGTTCGTCTCGGCCAACCCCACCGGCCCCCTGCACATCGGCCACACCCGCTGGGCCGCCCTGGGCGACTCGATCGCGCGCGTGCTCCGGGCCTCCGGCGCGGACGTCACGGCGGAGTACTACATCAACGACGCCGGCTCGCAGATGGACGTCTTCGCGCACTCGGTGCTGTCCCGGCTGCACGGCCGCGGCGTCCCGGAGGGCGGCTACCCGGGCGAATACATCGCCGACCTAGGCCACGAGGTGCTGACCCAGCACCCGGACATCCGCGAACTCACCGACGTCGCGGCGCTCCCGGTGATCCGCGGCGCCGCCTACAAGGCCCAGCTCAAGGACATCCAGCAGACGCTCGCTGAGTTCGGCGTCGAGTTCGACGTCTTCTTCTCCGAGCAGGAACTGCACGACGCCGGCGCCATCGCGGACGCCGTCGCCCGGCTCCGGGAACAGGGCCACGTGTACGACGACGGCGGTGCGGTCTGGCTGCGCACCACCGACTTCGGCGATGACAAGGACCGCGTGATGATCCGCGCGAACGGCGAACCGACGTACTTCGCCGCCGACGCCGCCTATTACCTGTCCAAAAAGGACCGCGGCTTCACCGAGAAGATCTACCTGCTCGGCGCGGACCACCACGGCTACATCAACCGGCTCAAGGCGATCGCGGCCGCCGCGGGGGACGACCCCGAGGCCAACATCGAGGTGCTGATCGGCCAGCTCGTCTCCGTCAACGGCGCCAAGCTCTCCAAGCGGGCCGGCAACATCATCGAGCTCAAGGACCTGATCTCCTGGCTGGGCAAGGACGCCGTCCGGTACTCCCTGGCCCGCTTCCCGGCCGACTCGCCGCTGACCCTGGATCCGGAACTGCTGAAGAAACACAGCAACGAGAACCCGGTGTTCTACGTCCAGTACGCGCACGCCCGCTCCCGCGGCGCAGCGCGCAACGCCGTGGCCGCCGGGGTGGAGCGCCAGGTGGACGGCCAGGACAGCTTCGACGCCGCGCTCCTGGACCACGCGACCGAAAACGAGCTGCTCTCGCACCTGGGCAGCTACCCCTCGATTGTGGCCAAGGCCGCCGAGCTGCGCGAACCGCACCGCGTCGCACGCCACCTGGAGGTCATTGCCGGCGCCTACCACCGCTGGTACGACGCCTGCCGTGTCGCGCCGCTGGGCGAGGAAGCCATCACGGACCTGAACCGCACCCGGCTCTGGCTCAACGATGCCACCAGCCAGGTGCTGGCCAACGGACTGGAACTGCTGGGCGTTTCGGCGCCGGAACGGATGTGACCGCCATGACCGCGAACCCCGACAACTCCTCGAAGGCCTCCCCGCTCGCCCCGGACTGGCTGGCTGTGCCGGCAGACCTCAACGCCCTGCACCCGCCGATGTGGGCCGCCGGGGTGGAACGCAACGACGGCGGCGAGCTCGCCATCGACGGTATCCCGGTCAGCGAACTGCAGCGGCAGTTCGGCACCCCGCTGTTCGTGATGAGCGAGACCGACTTCCGCGCCCGCGCCCGCGCGTTCCAGGACGCCTTTAATGAGGCCTTCGCGGACATCTGCGGGGGAGTGGACGTCTACT harbors:
- a CDS encoding M4 family metallopeptidase, coding for MYCSIIPPYLLRRLAAQHHEPRLQVAARAAKEALQHVKSFQASRAAPAPAAPPGLRQLTPGPPQRTVYDAKASEDLPGVLVRKEGEPATGDPAADEAYDGLGHTHRLYAEAFGRNSIDGNGLPLDATVHFGHLYDNAFWDGRQMVFGDGDGQVFTRFTASLSVIGHELAHGVTQHSAGLAYRNQAGALNESLSDVFGALVEQYVRQQSAAEASWLIGEGLFTDQVQGTALRSMKAPGTAYDDDVLGKDPQPDSMDGYVHTSADNGGVHLNSGIPNRAFCLVATTLGGNAWEAPGRIWYDTLTGGTLPASATFGAFAKATAASATELYGAGSAEHDAVVQAWETVKVKLQGARR
- a CDS encoding cation diffusion facilitator family transporter codes for the protein MAQSEKRKKPGSTLLTVIIAFAANFLVAAAKTVAALLTGSASMTAEAAHSWADTGNQVFLFFAERRSARPRDKSHPMGYGREAYVWSMFAAFGLFTAGAVVSIMHGIQQLIAPEPAADFAVAYVVLAAAFVFEGISFAQAFRQTRKAAHQLDRHTLEQVLISSDPTLRAVFAEDAAALIGLVVAFAGVFLHQVTGSPVPDAVGSIIVGVLLAVVAVVLIDRNRRFLVGQGVTPDIERSMARRVLEHREIARLTYLHLEFVGPRKLYLVAAVDLQGDHPEHEVAVALRRIERELEDHETVEEAVLTLATPDEAALDFDAEQGRAGGL
- a CDS encoding IS1249 family transposase, encoding MLCGSGLKRNGKTSAGRTRWRCTGCGASSTRTRPDVERRAQLGAFLGWLMGKSSQVECVREGADRSFRRRTGWCWNIAPQIPVTGEVHDQIQVDGIYVGSWCCLIAVAGDYVLGWQWCDTEKKAAWAALLARFPAPTVVITDGGAGIAAALSECWSETAVQRCQVHVQRNVRTYLTGRPRTEAGKALLRLGRALTRITTATEAAAWLGGLNDWYQDHGHLVRARTYRNGTALVPGWVRANQSWWFTHDRLRKAYRLLERLSRAGTLFTYLRAEHAGLNIAPTTNRIEGGTNAQLRLILRAHRGMSEEHQKRAIEWYLYLHSENPLPPAELIAAHHYELPRPKRTVITDGTPGPERYSAGLSAEEGLWARKGWAGRT
- the argS gene encoding arginine--tRNA ligase, whose amino-acid sequence is MTPEELSLAISACLKDAVAAGEIALATADVPDAVRVERPKNREHGDWATNIALQLAKPAGTNPRQLAGLLSERLAAIEGVSAVDIAGPGFLNITVDAAAAGALAKAIVEAGAAYGTNTTLAGRTVNMEFVSANPTGPLHIGHTRWAALGDSIARVLRASGADVTAEYYINDAGSQMDVFAHSVLSRLHGRGVPEGGYPGEYIADLGHEVLTQHPDIRELTDVAALPVIRGAAYKAQLKDIQQTLAEFGVEFDVFFSEQELHDAGAIADAVARLREQGHVYDDGGAVWLRTTDFGDDKDRVMIRANGEPTYFAADAAYYLSKKDRGFTEKIYLLGADHHGYINRLKAIAAAAGDDPEANIEVLIGQLVSVNGAKLSKRAGNIIELKDLISWLGKDAVRYSLARFPADSPLTLDPELLKKHSNENPVFYVQYAHARSRGAARNAVAAGVERQVDGQDSFDAALLDHATENELLSHLGSYPSIVAKAAELREPHRVARHLEVIAGAYHRWYDACRVAPLGEEAITDLNRTRLWLNDATSQVLANGLELLGVSAPERM
- a CDS encoding protealysin inhibitor emfourin is translated as MKITVQRSGGVAGLKRTWTVSPQPPEDTDRWQPLIEACPWDAVDGLSGAGGQPDRFMYSIRAGQRRAVLPERELTGPWRTLVECARAAAEAPGQDGQPG